The genome window AGCCTCGTCGATCTCATAGACATGCGCGATGTTCGGGTGATTGAGCGCCGCCGCCGACCGTGCCTCGCGGTAGAATCGCGCCTTGTCGTCCTCGGAAACCAGTGCGTGCGGCGGCAATAACTTCAGCGCCACCGTCCGGTCGAGCTTGGTGTCCTCGGCCTTGTAGACGACACCCATGCCGCCCCGGCCGAGCTCGCCTGTGACGCGATAATGCGATATAGTCGTTCCTGGTGTCATCGTTCGAAAAGTTTGTCGAGGTAGGCGGTGAAGGATTCTATAAAGATGAAGCGCGTGTTACGACCGAAGTCCAGATCCGACTGAGGGTGCACGACTACCATCTCGCCGGTGGCCGCATTTACATCGAGCCGGACGTTGACACCGGGATACGTGTACAGCAGTAACGGACTACCCTGTTTCCTGAACACACCGGTGATGTCGACCGGTAACCGAAAGACGCGGCCCCGATTTCGGAACATCAGTGCCGAGCCGTCGACCGCCCAAACGGGGTCGTCCGCGTAGGTCTCCGTCACCTTCTCGTAGAATAGCGACGGATCCGGGAATGACCGTACGAAAAGTCGCTGACCACCGGATACGAAATTGCTTGTCTGGTTGTCGGCCGTGAACGCTATGTAGCGGGAATCCGGTGAGATTTTCGGGTCACCCTGCCGCGAGAAGGTCGAGTCGATCAGCGTGATCTCTTGCGTCTCCAGGTTGAGCGCCTTCAGGACAGGTCCGGACGCGAACGCCAGCCATTTTCCGTCACGAGAGGCGTGCGCATAATCCCCGTCCTCGACGACCAGTTCTTCCGGTCCCGTTCCGTCCGCATTCTTCGAGTATATGTTAGAGTCCTGCGCCGGTCCTGCCGAGTAGTAGATCTTGCCGTTCGGCGACCACGTCGGAGCCCGACTGATCTCGTGCTGATACGTCAACCGTTGCTCGACGCCCGACGAGGGATCGAAAACCGCAATGTAGATCGATTGTCCGGTGGCACCGACGTGGCGTTCGACGGCGAGCTTTCTGCCGTCCGGCGAGAAGGAGACTCGGTCGTAGTTCGCCAGCTCCATCTGCATGTCACGGGATTCGCGCGTTGCGGTGTTCAGGAGCGAGAACACTTCTTCCTCGTCGAATCCGCCCTCCACCTGGTGTAGAAAGGAGTCGTCGTGTCCAACGGCCCAGGAGCGATTCAGCATCTGTGAACCGATTACGTCGGCCGGCGAGCCTACGAGTGTCTTGTTCGACGCATCATAGCGCTGCGCCACTACCTGACCGAGTCGGTTTCCGATGTGATATAGGACGACCTCGTCCCTGATAGGCCGCGCACAGCATGCGTTCCGGGCGAGGATCGTGTAGCTGTCGTCACCAAGGTCGTAGGAAACGATATTGGCATCGCCTCCACGGAGATCGACGGTGAGAAGGATCTGTTGAGTCCCCGGAACGTGGTTGAGAAGATCCGCGCGGTTGATGGTGCTGTCGAATCGCGCGAGATCGATCTCGCGGGACTCTCGTGACTCCAACTCGTGCAGGATGATCTGCTGACTGTTCCTCGTAATGGCGACTGTGTTGCCGTCGACCCAGGTGAATCCGGCGCCGGGCTCGCTCAGCGGTACCGGGCGACCGTCCGGCACCAGAATGCTGACAATCTCGGCACCGTTGCCGGCCAGGAGCCAGCGGCTGTCGGGCGAGAACCGCGGAGACGCATAGCCCTCCGACTCCGGGGGCGTGTAGTACGTCCCGTCGTGGAGATCCACGATCGTGATCCCGGTGAAGCCGACCGTGTCGGCCGTCTCGAAGGCCCAGTACCGGCCATCGGGCGAGATATCCGGGTCCTGTGCGATCATCCGCTCGATGGCGACGTCGAGTCTGCGGATCGGGGGCGACTCGACCTCGGGGTTCTTCAACAACCAGCCTCCTACTGCTCCCGCCAGGAGAGTGAAGACCGCGACAGCCGGAAGAATCCAGCCTGGCCTCCTCGAGGTCTTGGTGGGTGCCACATCCGAAACCGTCGCCGGCCCCTGGACGGCTGAGTCCGTGGCTACATCGACCGTTGA of Rhodothermales bacterium contains these proteins:
- a CDS encoding serine/threonine-protein kinase; this translates as QIAEGLKVAHEAHVVHRDIKSGNIMLTKKGVAKILDFGLAKTAASTKLTQMGSTLGTVAYMSPEQAKGEEVDRRSDIFSLGVILYEMITGRLPFKGDYEQAIVYGILNEDPESLTTLRAGVPMALDGIIAKMLAKDPDLRYQHVDELPADLKAIDLGSSIQTSRISTSRSTVDVATDSAVQGPATVSDVAPTKTSRRPGWILPAVAVFTLLAGAVGGWLLKNPEVESPPIRRLDVAIERMIAQDPDISPDGRYWAFETADTVGFTGITIVDLHDGTYYTPPESEGYASPRFSPDSRWLLAGNGAEIVSILVPDGRPVPLSEPGAGFTWVDGNTVAITRNSQQIILHELESRESREIDLARFDSTINRADLLNHVPGTQQILLTVDLRGGDANIVSYDLGDDSYTILARNACCARPIRDEVVLYHIGNRLGQVVAQRYDASNKTLVGSPADVIGSQMLNRSWAVGHDDSFLHQVEGGFDEEEVFSLLNTATRESRDMQMELANYDRVSFSPDGRKLAVERHVGATGQSIYIAVFDPSSGVEQRLTYQHEISRAPTWSPNGKIYYSAGPAQDSNIYSKNADGTGPEELVVEDGDYAHASRDGKWLAFASGPVLKALNLETQEITLIDSTFSRQGDPKISPDSRYIAFTADNQTSNFVSGGQRLFVRSFPDPSLFYEKVTETYADDPVWAVDGSALMFRNRGRVFRLPVDITGVFRKQGSPLLLYTYPGVNVRLDVNAATGEMVVVHPQSDLDFGRNTRFIFIESFTAYLDKLFER